CAGTTATATTGCTATGCATTTTCTTGATCTTATTGAGTGTTTCTGCTACTCTCTTGGCATGTGAAAACGAAACGCTGTGTCTTATATATCTGATTTCCCACCTGTAAATAAATGCTTGCATAACACAGGTTAATGTAAAAGGCTAAATGAATAATGTAACATTTTCATGGTTTTGTCTCACCTATTTCAGCATTTTACCATGCATAATTTTTTCATCAGTTTTTTATTCTAGTGTTTTCTCTTGCAAATATTTGTCAAATTCTCCTAAACTTTATAAATGCCAAGTCATTTAGTTGGACAAGTggtaaatagaaaaattaatataaaatgaaTTGTGGTGTATTTGTAGACACTACTTCACACTCTCTTCTACATGTAGCTCAGAAATGTTAAGTGTAGTGTTTGTTTGAGATGCCATGTTTGTCTCTTGGCTTTCTTGCATGAGATTTTGAAATGGATTTTAATCATTGTTGTGAACACTAATTTGGTTCTGTGGTTTCTTAATCTACACAAATTGTTGAATCATTAAATTGAATTGCAGCATTATACCTAAACTAATATTTGCTTGCACATTCTTTCATTCTTCTATAATACAAACTGATCCTGCTATCCTTGATTCCTTGTATGGAggtgcactttctttctttcttttctcccctctctcttttctctctcctttttttaaaagaaaaaaaagctggaGGTGCACTTTCATTTGTTAAGGAGTGGCCTTATGGTTCAAATCTTCATGGTCTTACAGGTTGTATGCAACTTGAAATCCTCATTTCTTGCTGCAGCTGATGATATTGGTGAGGTGAAGGTATGCTTCATATTTATTCAATATGTGTTGTCTGATTTCTCCTATGCAATACCACATATATCAGTTGTTATGAGCTATCCTTTCATATTTGGTACTTTGATTGGGATCATCATGACCTTTGGAGTTTGGACACCTGaaatttctttgatttcctgTTGGTGATATTCACCAAGTTTTCTTACTCTATTCTCTCATtaaacaaaaacataaaagttaGGTTATACTTTCTTGAGAACATGAAAATCACATTTacgatttaaaattaattttttccattctaatttgatatattatttgttttattctgTATGCTTCTAATTTCATCCCTTTCATTATTGATTGAAATTGTCTTTGAAATTGTCTTTGATCAGAATAGGCCCATTATGGGCCTCAGGTATTCTTCTGATCACAGCCTATGCCCAACAAGACACATTCTCCCTCCAACAAGCCAAAACAATGGATAGACACCTCACCAAAACCTTCCAGATCAAAGATATGGACAAAGCTAAAACTTGTTTGTTTATATGCATTCTCAGACATGTTAGGGCACTAGAAGCACTAAATATGGACAGGTAACAATTTCTTTCACTCTTTTTATTATATCTATAGGCAATTTCACTTTAGCTGATTTATTTAATCAGATACTTTATTTAATAGACTTTGTACCAACGGTGGGTGGAGTATCACTAGCTGAAGCACCTGCTTTCAAGAAAGCTCCTGGTGGTGCTCCTGCCAATGTAGCAGTTGGCATCTCAAGGCTTGGTGGTTCATCTGCTTTCATAGGTAAAGTATATCTCTCACTTCTATGTTTATTTATCCACATAGttatttgatttattgttaCTCAAGACATTTACCATGCTTTATGTTGTTTCAACTTATCAGATTTTTCTGTGATGAAAGAGTCTGCCTGATTTTCTTGAATAGATAATCAGAGCTTAATTCCTTGCCAATTTCGttcttcttttgatttcttttttcatttttaatttgtatctatTTATTGGGTTTCTTGCTTTCAACAAAACAAAGAAAGGGGTCTTACTTTTGTAATATATGATGAAAACGTATCAactaaaataacaacaaaaacaaaactaagTGCCCCATTAgcattttttcattctttttttgttattatcttATATATGTGCAGAGGAGATTACATTTTTGACCGAGGGTGATGATCCTAACGATGATGATGTTGTATTAAAGAAGCTTTTTCACCCTAATCTCAAGCTATTAATTGTGACACAAGGTTCAAAGGGTTGTAGATATTACACCAAGATAAGCTTACTACGAAGTCCATTTGAGAGTGAGTGGGATTCTCTGCAGCATTTGCTCATAATTAATGTGGAGCTTGATGCTGCCAATGAAATTTGGTTATCCATTAATATTTTAGATTATTCCATCTTTAAGTATTAAGTGTAATTTGTGACATCAATTAATGAAAGAGATCCATGTAATATTAGGATGGTCATCTTATTTTTTTGGGCCGGGTATCTTTTTATTGAGATAGTGAGATATTGGCCAATGATGTTGAAATTTAATATCCAATTTTATAGGTATCATGTAATGaatattatgtttatctatatgATTTTTGgccttttttttcaatttacagTGTGTTTGATGgaggaaatttaaaaaataaacctaAAGCATTCATTTTGCAatggaaaaatttaaaaaatttctattttaccTTACCGACGaatttacagacagattttctgtctgtataCAGAGTGTGAGATGATTTTCCAAGGttcaaattacagacggaaaattcgTCAGTAATTTTTTGACggaaaaaaatccgtcggtaaataatttccgacggaacttttacagagggacaaaattcGTCGGTAATTTCGTCGGTAACTAAAAATcgtctgtaataaagactaaatctgtctgtaaatctgtctgtattaatccattttctagttgtgtcTGGTGCCTTTGTTAGTGCCAATAGCTCTGCTCCCAAAATCGTTCTCTAATTTGACGCTGATGCTGCAgttagtttcttttccaagaaaagtATCGTAAATAGATTCGAAGTCATGTCATCGTTTAGTGCACTCCCGCTTTAGTAAGCTCCTAAAGGCGATGGTGAGCCTTTTGGAAAGGCTTTCTTCCTCTCTGGTTTAATTGAGAGCGGAAGGAAGAAGACCTGCTTTTTCAGGTACCGCGATCAAGACGGAGAACCCTTGATGAATTAAGATGACATTCAATCCGATTCCGAGCCGGAACCCTACCATGACGATGCGCTCCTCGATGATTATAAGGACAAAGTAGACGGTGGCAATTGGCAACGTCGCTAGCGCTCGCAGACTCTGATCTTTGATAACTATTCGTTCAAGTCGAAGCCCAAGAAGAGCTTGCAAAGAAGGGCGAAACCAGGAGATAGTCAGTGGCGTTGGAGCTGGAAGATGAAGTGGCATAGGAGGAGTATGAAGGTGGGACGAGGTTCGCGAGGAAGGGTCAGAGGaagggaggaagaggaagaaggggAAGGAGGGTGGaagtaggaaaaaagagaagaggcTTAAGGGAGAGAAGAGGTTTGCAAGTGACAAAAGTGGAAAGAGCGAGTCCAAATTTTGGAGGAATTTAAGAAAGGggaggaagatgatgaagataAAGATTTGAGAGTTAGGGCTTTATAATTGTGTATGGACCAATTTGAGTGTTTTAAACAAATTTGGGATACTAATTTAAGTTAAATTCATTGTTTGTCTATGTCAGCTTACGGAAAACTATCAAGTAGGCACTTATCTGCACACATCAGCAATGTTAAAataatggctgatgatatttGAACTAATAGAAACTCACGTTTTTTAGAGTGAAGAGTACATTTGGTCATTTTAAAAAGTGGAAGGCTTAATTGAAGGGAGTTGAAAATTTTAGAGACCATTTGGGACATTATCTctaagaaattaattataacgcTGATAAATCtgatcataaaaaattataattaatttataacaataaaagaTAGACTCTAGCCGATAAACTACCAAAACTCtaaaatactattaaaaaaattcttatattaTCCCCTCTAATCTAACTTAACCACTTCCAAACTTTAACCCtatgcattttcattctatAATACTCTTCACCACCATCGCTCCAAAACTCCcaatctctttttcaaatcctcTTCTCCATCGCCATTCTCAAACTCTCAATTCCTTTCCTAAACCCTTTTCTCCTTTTACCCATTTTCATTCTAATTGTTCGCTCCCTTTCTTCAGATTTTCTCCTACTCTTTCCAACCACACAATTTATATTTTGGcaaacatcaaacaattcaatatgtataattttaaattgttgtGACAGTTTTAGCGAATAGTCATGCTTATAAAGATCTCAAATTGGTTGGTGTCAatgatttcttttttaataaacttCACATAACAAAAAGCACATCAAACATAAGTACCACCAGTTTCAGTATCATAATTATTACCAGAACTCAATTTACTAGAGATTTTACTTGCTCGCATTGACTTTGCACCTTGAAATGTAAATTCAATGTGTAAACCCTCCTCACATGCATTCTCGTGCTAATGAAATCCTCAGCCTAGTTGATGGATTTCTTGAAGTTGATTTTGTGACATCAAATCTTAAAAATTGTCATGTTACTAAAGTGTTGTAAATGGAGTGATGTGTTTATTTTTTCAATGTGTCTTGTACATTATCAGAAAAATGTAAGATATGACCATAACTATTGTAGCTCGAAAGAAGAGGATAAGAAATTAGGAATGAAAATGAGAAAATTGGGAGAAGAGGAAAAgagaatttagaaaagaaataaaaaatttgaaaacggtGGGAGTAGTGGTGAAGAATGTATATTAGAGATCGAATAGAAATGGGTCGGATAGAGTTAGAGCTCAGGAGTTATTACATTAGGTTAGAtgagtaatttaaaaatttttgataaattttttgaaatttaagtaattttgtCTATTAAAACCCATATTTCATTATTacaagttaattttaatttttttatgatcaaTTTCATTAAGGTTATAATATTTCATAGTCAGTTTTAatactttattaaaaaaattagataaatataaaaaattagtactttattcataaaaaaatattagataaatattcttatatttttgtaagatttaaaacataaatttagaaaattgaGAATAAATACGTAACAATTAGGTATTGTATACCTTCCATTCACTAAAATTACAAATACCAAAATACTCTCTCAGTATTATTTTAGAGAAACACACCGTAcgtacttttaaaaaattttctttgtaaaaagtaaaaaaaaaaaaaaaaactttctaGTAATAATTACACATGACATGAAAACATTGATGATAATTGAATGATGAAAAACAAAGATCAGAGAAACTGGTGGAACACGTTCACGTGCGGAAGGATCTGAAAGTGAATTAAATTCATTTCCAAGATGCGAAAAGTCGAGGCTACAAAGCAGCAGGTGAGTGAAACCCTGCATCcccttttcttttgttgtttaaaGTAACATTTTTATGAACGAACTGTGAATTTGTGTTTAACACAgtctatataaaattaaaacacgACTTAATTTAGATTATAACAGATTtgatgttttaatttaattactgaAAGATATAAATCTAAGTTAAATTGattatttcattaattattttttctattgacATTGACATTAGATTCCAATAAACCAGATTAAACTTTTTGAGTTATGCATGACATGATAATATTAACGGGGATACACTATCaattaaattgttgagttaaaacaacaaacaaaaattTCTATTCCTTGTaagttttttcaaattattagtatatatttttgtcCTAGTTATCAAAACTAAATCGATGGTGATTAATTCGATCATACTGTCAGGTCATCAAGTTATTGATTCAACTGGTGGATCACTGGTTCAATCGATTAACCCagtcataattaaaaatataaaattataaaataaaattaaaataaaaaattaaaatacatgtctttataaatatattaataataatcaagtattaattattagacataACTAATGATGCAAAAAGAGATAATAAACTaatcactaatataaaatactttCTTAATTTAAATGAACAAGAATGAGCGAAATATAACACAATCGATAAATCAAATTTAAGGAGTAATCTCAAAGTCGACATCTATATCTTCATAGGACAAATTTGGAGCTTGACcaacattttttttcattttgatttGCATCTATATATCTTCCATAGCATTGTTACTCAATCTATCATTATCTTAATCGTCTTCCAAATTTAATTGATCtacatttgtatatttttaacaaatcaaTATCAagaataattcataataataacTAACAATTAAAATGTTCAAGCAATTGAAAAACATACTAAGATTATCTTAAATTGGTTGAATGAACATATTTTCTAAATCATTTCGTAGAGCATCAACCTCTTCAGAAGTTAAAAACGCAATAGCCAATCAAAGTGGTCATCAAATGCATCGAGACAAATTGAATCATAACTTTACTTTCTCATTTGGTTCttatgttattaatttatcTAGTTACTAAActaaagattaaaatttaatgaACGATACTTTTTAAAAGTGCTATGCATATCAAGGTAggtaaataatagaaaataccTTTGTTGTAGTCTCAAGTTATAATAAACGAAAATAAGATCATTAAGTTTTTGATGTTCTAACCATTTCCTCTTCTTTGTATCGCGGATGTGTTAAAAAATACTCCAATTTCACTCACAACTTGAAAAATTACAAGTTTGACTTAAAATACGaatgactaatttttaaaaatttgatgcTCCAATCTCataaaattcccaccattaatcttaaaatcaaaatagacaaTGCATTACAAtcagaatttttaaataaataaagaaaaataaaacttaataaaagaTTTACCTGGCATCATTCTCTTTTGTGCAAGTATTGTaaattttcttccaaaattttcTTCAGCATTCTTATATATCTCTCAATGACATCTAGTAGGCCCAAAATCGTTTGCTTAtgctttttaaatttatcaGCATTGAATCGAAAAAAAAGGATTTAACAAATAGCTAGCAGTATGGAGATTTTTGCGAAGTTGTAAATCCCAATGAGTATCCAAAATCTTCAAGTAAAGCTCCACAATCTTCTTTGAAACCTCTTCACTATCTCTTGTCTAGCCTTATAGatagtttaataaaaataatccaTTATAGTTTTATCTTCACTATCCATAATACGTAGTACATGAACAAATGGCTCAGTAAAATTGACAATATGATGAATGCATTATTGACTCTAAAATTTAGAATCTAAGACTTGATCTACAAACTTTTTtagctttaatttttttggagtaAGCTGAGATTGTCCATTTTTTAGAAGTATCATAGTTTCAATCCATCTTTTTGAGTCAAAATACTCTGTAAAACTATAAAATTGATAGCAAAGTGAGTTAGAGCTGTACGAAGTATTTCTCGTCCACCTGTAAACTTTCTCATCAAATACAATGGATGACAATAACTATACATGTATTTCGTAATTTTAAAGCATGTGAAACAACCCCATTTACTTCCTTCAACTTTTCAATATCTTATAACATCAAATTAATACAATGCACAACACAAGGAGACCAATACAATTTAAGAAACTCCTTTTCTAacaattttgcagcattatttGTCACTATATGAACAACATTTTTAGGACCGACAAATAAGGCAATATCCTTAAAAATCTTAAACAATAAATCAGCAATCTTTGAGGCATAAGAAGTGTCAACTGATTTTAGAAAAGTAGTTCCTTTACACAATAAATCAAGAAGTTAATTAAAGTGCATCTACAATGATTAGTCCATTCATCTATTGGCTATAATAGTACATCCAGTTTGCTTCTAAATTTCACGATAATGCTCAATCATCTTTTTTACATTCACCACTAACTTGCTCAACAAATACCCACAAATTCTATCAAAGTTTGGACATTCATATCCTGCACCCATGTTTACAATAGCATCAATCATTAGTTGATAATATGCTAAATTAATTGCATTAAATGGCATAGAAGCATCAACCATCCATCTTGCAATGGCAATGTCACatttttccataatttttttactttgcaATACACTATTTATAGTTGGTTGTGGCTCCATGTGTTGTTGAAGGTGAAAAAAGGCCTCTAGTCCAGTAgcttttttctctttccttgATGCATATGGTGGTAACCTTGAATAcagttattgttgttgttgtactTCAAGCTCTTCCATTCtatcaaattttgtttcaacttCATCACATGCATTATGACTTTCTGCATACTTTTCTtgagcttttcttttcttattcataaATTCTTCAATAATGTGTCCAAATTGATATGTAATAGACTTTTTGCACTCCTCAATATCTCGTTATTTTTTAGCCAAGTGATAGTTAAATCGATTAATTTCACCTCCCGTAACAGGTTTGTCACAATATATGCACATCatagtgatttttttttactttttaacaatttatttaCAATGCCCCCAAGCAGGATTAGTCTTGCCCCATTGTTATAAACTCTTTTAGTTAGTTGTAACCTCAAGAGTTGATGATACTTGTTCTTGAGATGATAGCATTTCTGATGGTGTTTgtgatgaaaatatttttaaaattctaagaaaaaaacaaaagatttaCAACAACAAAAGATTTAGCTAAGTGATTGTTTAAGCAAGTCAGCACAAATTCAAGATTCAATAAtgataatcaacaataattttaacTCGCTGATGTTCTCCAGCAATAAACAAATTTATTCAGTGATATGTTCAGTAACAAATTTAACTTATAGCAACAAATTTAGCTCATTGataatttttaacaataaattcaactataataatttttagcaATAAAAACTTTACCTCCAAATATGGTTTACAAAAAAAACAAATCATTAtttcagcaacaaattcaactttcaagtttcaacaacaatttcaaaGTGTAGTAATAATTTACaacaatgaaattgaaaaagaaataataggGCCAAAGGAAGCTTACCTGTCCAAGGACCAACTGACAGCGAAGGAAGTTGACCAACTGAACTAACATCCAAAGTAAGAAGATGATAATGACCACCACCCGAGGGACCAAATGCTGGTTTCATCTGCTTCTTCACCAGCAAAGCGAGCATAGGAAGGCGGCGACTGAGCTTGAGATGGTGATAGAGTGTGAGAGCTTGAATCCAAAACGATGAGTGTCAAACCGAGAGAGAAGTGAGATACTAAAGACGAGAGAGATTGACTGTGACACCAACACCAGCCGTGGGAGAAGTGAGAGAGCTTAAAGGAGGGAGTGACGAGAAAGAGACTTAAAGAGAAGAGGGAGGTTGAGGGCTGCCTCTTGGGTGGGTGATAAGCAATTCAACATCAGATTAGGGCACTTAAGGGATGTTGAAACGACgccgtttttaatttttttaaaaaaataagcatGACCGAATCCGGGTTATATAAACCAGCCAAGTCACCAATTTTAGTAAAATCCAACCTGATTTTCACCAGGTCTAATGTTTGAGCAGTTCAACAAATGACTTGGCCAAACCACGTGACTGGATGGCTGACCGAATCGAGTCAGATTTAATAACtatatttttgcttatttattttttaaataaaatttattataaattgtgTTAGTCGTAATTTATCAATCATATATATTAGGATATGTAATATTTGATTTCTCTTGGTATTTATCAATCCAAAAGGCCAATGATTAATGATTAATCTATTACGAATCATAATTTCATTTAAAAGTTTGTTGCTATATAATTGGTTGTTACATGTAAAAGATAGAATTCTCAACACTTATTCTAAAGATATTATATAACATTTTATAAGTGGCAGAATCATTCTCCCTTTCACAATCAATATCATTTAAATCAAACACATCTATAGTTGATGTATCGTGAAGACTCTCACCATGATGTACCCATGTATTTCATATGAAGTCACTATCCCCCATTGGCGCACATGATGATGAACTTCATTTCTAAGtttgaacaaaaaattattgcatTTGGGACAAGGACAACGTATTTAATTCACACCGAGTTGAAAGAAGACAATATCCAGAAATAATTCATCAAGGCACTTCCTAAACTCAGGGGTACGCCTATCAAAATTAATCCAATATTTTTGGTACTTGACCATTGGACTAATTTCTACAAGAGATGAGAACGGATGAGAGAAGGGTGTAAGAGTGGAAAAATAGCAAGGAGAGATAACCTAGCATCACAATGACTACCACTTTCAAAGGTCTCTATCTAAACTAAATTCCAAGGAGATTCTCTATAACTCCCCAATACAAACTATTTTGATTCAATGCATtgtaaaaaacataaaaattgaataaatatttcTATGTTAATAAGGATAAGGTAGTTACCACAATAAGACACCCAATTCacaaacacaaaagtataagcaaaaaacagaatcaaaatcatataacaaagaagcaaaaagtagaataaaaataattgaacaaagaaacaaaaaatagaatcaaaatcaACTTTTCAAATAACCAAAAATCAGATTATCAAACAGATTATACAACAATATTTTTATAGACAACAAGAATATCAAAGAACAATATAGTAACAACATTCAAATAACATACATTTACCTTCAGTAGAGCAGAAATCAGCAACCAAGCGATGCTCAGCAATTAAGGAATGACAACACCTTCACCACCGTGGAGGAAGTATGACTGAAATGAACCAGACCAGTAGAGGCAGAGGACTAGGCACCAGAGGAGCAGCACGAGCAGGAACAATGACACAGAGGAGGAGATAAATACGATCACGAACAGCGACGACACAAAAACTGATGACGGCGCATAGGAGACAAAGACAATGACGGAGATGACGATGAACAGGAGATGACGATGCACAGGAGACCACCATGATGCACACGAGACGACAATGGTGCAGAAGAAAATGATAGAAGAGACGAAGGCGAGGTAGAGACGAGGCATTCAGAAGACGCTACACAGGTGCCTCTTCTTCCAGCAGGAGCTCCATTGTTTAGTGGAGTGGAGGCACATAGACGGTTGAGAAAGGAATGAAGGTGAGGGAGTTAgggtttttacttttttacttgactttttatatttaactattgttatttatatttaacaatgaatttataaaaattaattatttaatctttaatattttatcaaaaataattaatgaatacaaacaatatttaaaaaaattaaatttttgaaacaaaataaaattatcctggaaaattatataaaataatttttttatccttaaagattttaacattttaaaagtttttttagttaaaaaaatacttgtattttatgacaaacaaataatttgttacaaataatcttaaattttatgacaaattaatttttttgttacaaaatattataaaattttgtaataaaacACCGGTTTATTACAAAAGTcaacataatttgtaacaacTTATattgttgttacaaaatattattattctgtAACAATCactaattattgttaaaaaatcaattagggGTTGTGCACTGAGATGTCAATGTCGTTGGCCGCGGCAGTGGTGTGGTGATATGATAATGGGAAACGAAGAAGAGTTGTGGtgtaaattaattagtatattttgtataaattaataatcataGTAGGTGTACACTAAAAATAGCTATAAGAATAGAATACacattgaaatataaaatacacattaaaaataaatatataaatacatgatgGTTGATTTGGTATGTAAATAGTGTTTTTGATAAAACAAATTAGTATACCTTGTATCAATAACTATCATGCCTTCTTATTCtaatttcagttttttttttgttttttttattcttttgtgtTGTTTAATTTAGGGTTAACTACatttttttgtccctaacgtcttaagtcaaaattaaaattgtctccgatctttttttattaatatcacCTTCGATGTTAGAAATTGCTTTAAAATCATACTTTTTATATGAAATATTAGTTATATGACGATTTTGCCCCTAATAAAACACCTTCTTCCACCCACTAACCACCCGATCATCATCATCTACCCAGCACCAGCACCATtaccacctctctctctctctctctctctctctctctctctctctctcctgtTTCTTCCTTTCATTTTCTGCAGTATTAGAAAAGTCCGAGAAAGAATTGACACCGTTAAGAACACTAACAAAATCACCGAAACCATGAAGCTAGTGCAATAAGACTAAAAGCTGAGCTATTTGCGGACTTACGCAAATAGTTCATTTTGAGCTGCTCATAAAAAACCTCGGTTTCCTTCGATTAGAAGGTGATGGGAAAGCAAGTTCAAGTTTCGGAGGAGTGAAAATAGAAGTAAACCTTAGATAGCCCAAGCCAAGGCCAGCTGCCCTTACGATACGAAATTCCTAAGTTCGATGATTCCAAGAAGTTGTTCTGAACGACAAATCCTT
The Arachis duranensis cultivar V14167 chromosome 5, aradu.V14167.gnm2.J7QH, whole genome shotgun sequence genome window above contains:
- the LOC110281040 gene encoding uncharacterized protein LOC110281040, encoding MRCKDVARLVMDVSVEPVTSLCFKTGNEDMIYASSGTEIKCFDVRLATKEWKSLENYNYNKEEINKVVCNLKSSFLAAADDIGEVKVCFIFIQYVLSDFSYAIPHISVVMSYPFIFGTLIGIIMTFGVWTPEISLISCW